Below is a genomic region from Hevea brasiliensis isolate MT/VB/25A 57/8 chromosome 3, ASM3005281v1, whole genome shotgun sequence.
TCCAGGAAAAATAAGGAAACGTGGGTGTTCCTCTTCGGCGTCTTCTTCGTCTTCGATTATTCAAAACTACAGATTTAAGAGAGCAATTTTGGTCGGGAAAAGGGGCGGATCCAGTACGCCTGTGCCCACGTGGAAGCTGATGGGAACGGCGAGGACCCCATCGTCGGCATTGCGTGCCGTGGACTCTCCCAAGTACGCTGCCTCACTAAACGGCGGTGTTGTCAAGGGGAAGCTGCAGCAGCAGGCGGCGCCAGTTTCCGCGAGAAAGTTGGCGGCGACGCTGTGGGAGATGAATGAGATGCCATCGCCGAAAATGAAGGAGGTTGTGGCGTCGGAGGAGAGGAGGTTAAGAAAAGGGGCGAGAGCCAGAGAGAGGGCGAACAGGTCTGTGCATTCGGGTTCTTTGCCTCCCCATTTGTCTGATCCATCTCATAGTCCCGTCTCCGAGGtgggttttaatttttttaatgtttgTTATCTCATGTTTTGTTCATAATCTCCAAAGAAGTTTAGGTATTGCTATTGCTAAAGCAGAATGGcttaaaggggggggggggggggggggttggggGTGGTGTAGGGGAGAGGGAGGGGGGGGGAGGAGAGAAGGGAAAATATGTTTTCATGTGGAATTTTTTGGTTAGGTAAAGAAAGTGGGGAATGGAAAGGAAATTTGAGTTATGGAATCTTAATCAAACTGTTAGTTTGGTTCTCTAAGATGAGTGGCAGTTGTGTTTGATTCGGTGTGATGGGTTATTTGAGAAGCTCTAAGGTCTTCTcagaaaagaaaaatggaaaaatgaaaacaaagaaaggattttttttcttttgaggaAACagagaaagaaaatttttatgatcatgtatatatatattttttcctttATTGATCATACATTCCTTTGGTAACAGAAAAATAGTTGAAGCTCTTAAACTTGAGAAAAAGGGTATTATTTTGATTGGGAATCAACATTTTGGGATGCCAAATATGTTTATGCTCTATGCGCATAGCAGTTGAATGCCAACTCTTTGGAATTTGAAAACCTTGCGCTTTTGTGGAGTTTTGTTAATTGATTGAGCTTTTATAAGCTTCATTTGTGACATTGTATTGTCATGCCTCAGAATGTAGCACAACCATAAGGCGCCAGAAGTTGTGCGATTGTATCTGAGCtagacttaatttttaattttcttttatcattGGTAATTCATGAACCTAAATCGTTGGTTTTCTTGTTCAATAATTGTTATGATTATTTCGTAGAGGATGGATCGATCTGGAACTGGCAGTCGCCATAGAAGAGTGTCATCAATTTCTCAAAGGCTTAGGCTTACAGACCACTGTGTTGGGGCATTTGATTCTATTAGCAATGCCAGTTTAATGGAGGTACTTGAGACTAATAATGCAACTTTTATTAGAGGTGTTATGATGGCTTTCTGATAGGAAATGCCCCTGTTTTTGCTCATCGAACATCTCATTTAATAAATGCCATAAAATTTGTTTCCCCATTTAATAATTTAGTGTTAGATGATTCAGTTTATAATATCAATATTCCTTTGGTTATTATCActagtctatatatatatatttgcatgGGTAGATGCTTGAAACCTATTTATGTTTTCTTCCGTAATGCAGATTGATACTAGATCTCGAGCCCAAACTCCTACCGGATCTACTATTGGAGCTAAGACTCATCTGAAGGATGTCAGTAATGCTTTGACCACATCTAAAGAATTGCTTAAAATTATCAACCGTGTCTGGGGTAATGAAGATCGGCCTTCATCAAGCATGTCTCTTATCTCAGCTCTCCATGCTGAGCTTGAGAGGGCTCGCTTGCAGGTCAATCATGTTATCCAAGAACAGCGTTCAGACCAGAATGATATGAACTATTTAATGAAGTGCTTTGCTGAAGAAAAGGCAGCATGGAAAAACAAGGAGCAGAAAGTGGTTGAAGCTGCTATTGAGTCCATTGCTGGAGAACTTGAGGTAGAGAAAAAGCTGAGAAGAAGGCTTGAAAGTTTGAACAAGAAGCTTGGGAAAGAACTAGCTGAGACAAAGTCTTCTCTGTTGAAGGCAGTGAAAGAACTTGAGAATGAGAAGAGAGCAAGAGTTGTAATGGAGCAAGTATGTGATGAATTAGCGAGGGATATAGGTGAAGATAAAGCTGAAGTTGAAGAACTGAAGAGAGAATCAGCTAAACTTTGTGCAGAGGTTGAGAAGAAAAGGGAGATGATGCAGTTGGCTGATGTATTACGTGAGGAGAGAGTACATATGAAACTTTCAGAAGCTAAATATCAACTTGAGGAGAAGAATGCAGCTGTAGACAAACTGAGGAATCAACTTGAAGCTTTTATAGGACCCAAAAGAGCCAAAGAAAAAGGTCGTGCTGCTTATCATGTGAATGAAGAGATTGCAGCTTATTTGAATAAAGCTCGTTCATTGTCCCATCAGAATGAGGTAAATGAGGATGATGGAGGAGAAGTAGAAGATGGGGTAGAATGTGAGGATGACTCAGCTGACAGTGATCTTCATTCCATAGAATTGAATATGGAC
It encodes:
- the LOC110639703 gene encoding uncharacterized protein At5g41620: MPRQSRAAMEELLPGKIRKRGCSSSASSSSSIIQNYRFKRAILVGKRGGSSTPVPTWKLMGTARTPSSALRAVDSPKYAASLNGGVVKGKLQQQAAPVSARKLAATLWEMNEMPSPKMKEVVASEERRLRKGARARERANRSVHSGSLPPHLSDPSHSPVSERMDRSGTGSRHRRVSSISQRLRLTDHCVGAFDSISNASLMEIDTRSRAQTPTGSTIGAKTHLKDVSNALTTSKELLKIINRVWGNEDRPSSSMSLISALHAELERARLQVNHVIQEQRSDQNDMNYLMKCFAEEKAAWKNKEQKVVEAAIESIAGELEVEKKLRRRLESLNKKLGKELAETKSSLLKAVKELENEKRARVVMEQVCDELARDIGEDKAEVEELKRESAKLCAEVEKKREMMQLADVLREERVHMKLSEAKYQLEEKNAAVDKLRNQLEAFIGPKRAKEKGRAAYHVNEEIAAYLNKARSLSHQNEVNEDDGGEVEDGVECEDDSADSDLHSIELNMDNNNKSYKWTYPSGTPCDLRKAAIDEEEIKGRKSTSSKAPRRSTSLQRSVSDGVEWSTQNERLSITGDGMDWGGLSELERHLQGKSYADELADEMHGYQTVKGVRDYLLSSSRIDSARSYGSPTRQVGQRPLRDPNNAAQERPPTAPGNASKSRLGEGINGRKSKW